acagggagccgggtggtttgcctgggggaggtgacagaaagcccagcttgtcgtcttctccctggctacaaagcagctgtaggagtcatgcctgcccgtgggctcgcgctctcttttgaacaaagggcttttgatggcctctctgtggggcaaaagaccagtgtaggtgatgcctgtgcattctttgctctcttcttcccctgggaacggtgctctgactagtgtggcggagcggcttctgccagagggcgaagagacaactgagctgcccgacgagaccgacaggcagcacaacggcacacactggtgtgaatgccgagccatcgtggaatcggtgcttgtgcctttggctcgccactacgtggcaatgggcgatgccgaccgagccttttactaccttctggagtgtgctgctgcctacctgcacgtctccaacagctacatggtgagttgcctcgctcgccagtgcccaccgtgcacggagtcctctcagtcagctggctctgggcaggacaacttcaccgctgcaatagggcgtgccttgacggggccttggaagggacatgctggggtcagagcctgacttcttcctccggcttgcctcttctgtggacggagacacaggccaccgtgcccatagcaggaggggaattagcagggaggggatctgaaggagcactggtgcctgtgctctgagccggcgtgactgtgttggggcgggcatcagcagggggagaaacgggccctcttaagacagatgccagaggcaacaggggaggacgaggccggccatgggctctgcatcacgctcgcctgctctctctgtgcttgcgcaaaggccctcatgaagctgaacgaagcggaggtcctgaggaagatgaaagccactgcgatagcctgctttgaagaggccaccttcttcagcctcaaaggggaggtaaagagatggggaggtctggaggggtgtcctgggggatggagctggatgctttccccggctgcaggggctatccctggcatcaccagccaccggcagactccggcagtctcttggccgactcgagcagatcagggtgtttcccttttcctctgcaggtttgctggtgtatgcaacgccttcagctggcagagaaaatgatgaggcaggctttgagcttgctcagaaggaacttccccgagaccttccttggcgcctttgtcaaggctcaggtggaaaagttgccttgtgtcgcttacgtgagaagagcagcctgccttctgcagaagggccggtaaggagcagaactgagaacctaggggaggaagagccatttcctacctggtcccagacctgcctgggcttgaggccacacgtgacctgacgcacggcccttacaggaccgaggggttaaggagcgatatgcgggtggaatggggaacgacagagccccacactccctcccccctgcacgctccttcccccctgggtaaaaagcagctcacagccggggctgtgcctgccggcacgcgtcgacagcggcagggccttggtggtggctggggacagagagctgcaaacagggagtagaggctgacgaggggcagggctcaggagactgggaaggagcagtgggtgggggtgaggtgtgagagcgaggaagctcagagggcgataacccttttcttgccggttcccagctttgcttgggcccccgggcgctgtagcgccaacgcgccctctcgagcggtcagcttcccctggcggcactgctttgtttgcccccttcctctccatcagctccctttcctcccaggaggtgcgactggcttgtccgccgccctgctttcccccagccctggctgatttagcgctgtacagcgagagcctctgggcccagcagtttctctcgtgcagcaggatgaagaggctggcctggctgctgcagcagagctgctgcctttccttactggagcgcctcttcagcctggagggcacttccagcggacggaggttctcccgcctggcagcgcgcatgaaggccaacacggacagggcgttggactcctgttggacagcagaactcccgccacgcacagacttaggacacagacagatgccagcacagacgcagacacaggtacaattgggcacacaggcaccgtacagagaccttcacagacgccggcaccaatacaggcagggacacccgtactgataccatcagagataccaccgcccattccgttgcaggtgcagatgccgttgtagaggccgtggcagacacagataccgctgcagacgcccttgcagaaaccaggtagtctttcagatgcaactgcagacggagatgccatgggagagacagatgccacaccagataccctttcgtgcgccactgcagatgtagacacaaccggagtgcagagagcattgcagatgcccttgcagacagagggagcgttgctgatgcaggtaccatttcagaggaaggcatctttggggatgccggtgcggatgcagataaaattgaagatggaaacgcagatggagaccacgttgcaggtgctgttgcaggtgcagttagcgtggcagatgtttttcttaaacagggaccattcaggacaactttaccgacttcttctgtcaccagagctgtatatttgttttccaaataaaatggttcttatgaaaactcaggagttctgttctccgccatacaactctgcaatgaccaagtcaagtggtatcgccagagcgtttcaacctactagacttcaggagacattgattagcatttgtaaagcaacttgacagtgttttggagggctacaaaagtagaatt
The genomic region above belongs to Rissa tridactyla isolate bRisTri1 chromosome 14, bRisTri1.patW.cur.20221130, whole genome shotgun sequence and contains:
- the LOC128917728 gene encoding adenylate cyclase type 10-like — translated: MALMKLNEAEVLRKMKATAIACFEEATFFSLKGEVCWCMQRLQLAEKMMRQALSLLRRNFPETFLGAFVKAQVEKLPCVAYVRRAACLLQKGR